A single genomic interval of Deltaproteobacteria bacterium harbors:
- a CDS encoding ABC transporter ATP-binding protein — protein MTMALLEAVGLSKHYRHNWTLRPIRVLEDVSISLRPGEVFGLIGPNGAGKTTTVKLMLGLLRPSRGQVLFDGLPVTLPRARSRMGFLPEQPYFYDYLTVDETLHFYAQLAGVAGAERRRRVAALVERLQLGPFLRRTMRQLSKGNLQRVGIAQAIIHRPQLAILDEPMSGLDPTGRKEMRDLIAELHDEGMTVIFSSHILPDTEALCDRVAILVAGRVREVVEMARSGEAAGPFALTASALPAAVLPQLQQLGHQLGGSASGPQWSFRLPDRPALQRAVALIAAANGFVESITPEQPSLEERYLAYVGDATPSP, from the coding sequence GTGACTATGGCCTTGCTGGAAGCCGTCGGACTGTCGAAGCACTACCGGCACAACTGGACGCTGCGTCCGATCCGCGTGCTCGAAGATGTCTCGATCTCGCTCCGCCCCGGTGAGGTCTTCGGCCTGATCGGACCCAACGGGGCCGGCAAGACCACCACCGTCAAGCTGATGCTGGGCCTGCTCCGCCCCAGCCGCGGACAGGTGCTCTTCGACGGCCTGCCGGTAACCCTGCCACGGGCCAGGAGCCGCATGGGATTCTTGCCCGAGCAGCCCTATTTCTACGATTACCTCACGGTCGATGAAACCCTGCACTTCTACGCCCAGCTCGCCGGTGTCGCGGGCGCCGAGCGCCGCCGGCGGGTAGCTGCGCTGGTGGAGCGCCTCCAACTCGGGCCCTTCCTGCGGCGCACCATGCGCCAGCTGTCCAAAGGCAACTTACAGCGCGTCGGCATCGCCCAAGCCATCATTCACCGGCCCCAGCTCGCTATCCTCGACGAGCCGATGTCGGGACTCGATCCTACCGGCCGCAAGGAAATGCGCGACCTCATTGCCGAACTCCACGACGAGGGCATGACCGTGATCTTCTCGTCGCACATTCTGCCGGACACCGAAGCGCTGTGTGATCGGGTGGCCATTCTGGTTGCCGGCCGCGTGCGCGAAGTTGTGGAAATGGCGCGCAGCGGCGAGGCGGCTGGGCCGTTTGCGCTCACGGCGAGCGCGCTACCGGCGGCGGTGCTGCCTCAACTGCAGCAACTCGGTCACCAGCTGGGCGGGAGCGCGAGCGGCCCGCAGTGGTCGTTCCGGCTCCCGGACCGCCCAGCCTTGCAGCGTGCCGTTGCCTTGATCGCAGCCGCCAACGGTTTTGTCGAGTCAATCACGCCCGAGCAGCCCTCGCTCGAAGAACGCTATCTTGCATATGTTGGCGACGCCACGCCTAGCCCGTGA